The DNA segment TCCGAATCCGGCAGAGGACCGATCAACCGGTCCATGTAGCGGCTCTCGAACTTGTGGGTGTCCCGGGCCAGGGCCATCAGGTCGCCGATGCCGTAGAGGCTGGCGCCGGCCCGAAAGGTGTCGCGGAAGGCGAGCGCGGCCAGCGTCGTGTAGCCGCCGGCGCTGCCGCCGCGGATGATCAGACGGTCCGGGTCCGCCCGGCCCGAGCCGGCGAGGAATCGGGCGGCGTTGACGCAGTCGTCCACGTCCACGATGCCCCAGCGCCCGTCCAGGCGCGCTCGATAGGCGCGCCCGAAGCCGGTACTGCCGCCATAGTTGACGTCGACGACGGCGAAGCCGCGGCTGGTCCAGTACTGGATGGCCAGCGTGAACGCGTCGTTGGTGGCCCCCGTGGGGCCGCCGTGCGAGCGCACGATCAGGGGCGGCAACTCCCCCGCCGGGGCGGCATGGTGCTGATTGCGAGGCGGGTAGTAGAAAGCGTGGGCCGACAGCCCTTCGGCGGTGGGGAACTCGATGGCTTCCGCTTCCGAAATGTAGCCCGGGTCGACGGTGGTCTCCGTCGCCCGTTTCAGCACC comes from the Deltaproteobacteria bacterium genome and includes:
- a CDS encoding prolyl oligopeptidase family serine peptidase, whose protein sequence is VLKRATETTVDPGYISEAEAIEFPTAEGLSAHAFYYPPRNQHHAAPAGELPPLIVRSHGGPTGATNDAFTLAIQYWTSRGFAVVDVNYGGSTGFGRAYRARLDGRWGIVDVDDCVNAARFLAGSGRADPDRLIIRGGSAGGYTTLAALAFRDTFRAGASLYGIGDLMALARDTHKFESRYMDRLIGPLPDSESAYRERSPVHHLDEFDCPIIFFQGLDDKVVPPNQAEAMVDALDAKGLPVAYLPFEGEGHGFRQAETIVRALEAELYFYGRVFGFTPADDIEPVPIRNL